One Mesorhizobium loti genomic window carries:
- a CDS encoding deoxyribonucleotide triphosphate pyrophosphatase: protein MHSLDGKKIVVASHNAGKLREFADLMGPFGFEAKSAKDYGLPEPDETGTTFEENAYIKALAAAKATGLPALSDDSGLCVDALDGAPGVYTANWAETPDGSRDFVMAMQRTEVALQEVGAASAEQRKGRFVAVICLAFPDGEAEYYRGEAEGTLVWPPRGALGFGYDPVFLPNGFEKTFGEMSAEEKHGWKPGQATALSHRARAFQKFAEARLNLARSGSA from the coding sequence ATGCATAGTCTTGATGGCAAGAAGATCGTCGTCGCCAGCCATAATGCCGGCAAGCTGCGCGAATTCGCCGACCTGATGGGGCCTTTCGGCTTCGAGGCGAAATCGGCCAAGGACTATGGCCTGCCTGAACCGGACGAAACCGGCACCACTTTCGAGGAAAACGCCTACATCAAGGCGCTGGCCGCGGCGAAGGCCACCGGCCTGCCGGCGCTGTCGGACGACTCCGGCCTGTGCGTCGACGCGCTCGACGGCGCGCCTGGCGTGTACACCGCCAACTGGGCAGAAACCCCCGACGGCAGCAGAGATTTCGTCATGGCCATGCAGCGCACCGAAGTGGCGCTGCAGGAAGTCGGCGCCGCCTCGGCTGAACAGCGCAAGGGCCGCTTCGTTGCCGTCATTTGCCTGGCCTTTCCCGACGGCGAGGCCGAATATTATCGCGGCGAGGCCGAGGGCACGCTGGTCTGGCCGCCGCGCGGCGCGCTTGGCTTCGGCTATGACCCGGTGTTCTTGCCCAATGGTTTCGAAAAAACCTTCGGCGAGATGAGCGCCGAGGAAAAGCACGGCTGGAAACCCGGCCAGGCCACGGCGCTGTCACATCGCGCCCGCGCCTTCCAGAAGTTTGCTGAAGCACGCCTGAATCTGGCGAGATCGGGTTCGGCATGA
- a CDS encoding cysteine synthase, which produces MNKPVTSARVPGRGRIYSSITDTIGDTPLVRLDKFAKEKGIVANLVAKLEFFNPIASVKDRIGVAMIEALEAAGKISPGKTTLIEPTSGNTGIALAFAAAAKGYKLILTMPETMSVERRKMLALLGAELVLTEGPKGMKGAIAKADELAATIPNAVIPQQFENPANPEIHRKTTAQEIWNDTQGEVDIFVAGIGTGGTITGVGQVLKKLKPSLHVVAVEPEASPVLSGGQPGPHKIQGIGAGFAPKILDTTIYDEIVKVSNEDSVANARLVARLEGVPVGISSGAALQAAIVVGSRPENKGKTLVVVIPDFAERYLSTILFEGLGA; this is translated from the coding sequence ATGAACAAGCCCGTCACCTCCGCCCGCGTCCCCGGCCGCGGCCGCATCTACAGTTCCATCACCGACACGATCGGCGACACGCCCCTGGTCCGACTCGACAAGTTCGCCAAGGAGAAGGGCATCGTCGCCAATCTGGTCGCCAAGCTCGAATTCTTCAACCCGATCGCCTCGGTCAAGGACCGCATCGGCGTGGCGATGATCGAGGCGCTGGAAGCCGCCGGCAAGATTTCGCCCGGCAAGACAACGCTGATCGAACCGACCTCGGGCAACACCGGCATCGCACTTGCCTTCGCTGCGGCCGCCAAGGGCTACAAGCTGATCCTGACGATGCCCGAGACGATGTCGGTCGAGCGCCGCAAGATGCTGGCGCTGCTCGGCGCCGAACTGGTGCTGACCGAAGGCCCGAAAGGCATGAAGGGCGCCATCGCCAAGGCCGACGAACTGGCCGCGACGATCCCCAACGCCGTCATCCCGCAGCAGTTCGAAAACCCGGCCAACCCCGAAATCCACCGCAAGACGACAGCGCAGGAGATCTGGAACGACACGCAGGGCGAGGTCGATATCTTCGTTGCCGGCATCGGCACCGGCGGCACCATCACCGGCGTCGGCCAGGTGCTGAAGAAGCTCAAGCCCTCGCTGCATGTCGTTGCCGTCGAACCGGAAGCTTCACCGGTTCTGTCGGGCGGTCAGCCCGGCCCGCACAAGATCCAGGGCATCGGCGCCGGCTTCGCGCCAAAGATCCTCGACACCACGATCTATGACGAGATCGTCAAGGTTTCCAATGAGGATTCGGTCGCCAATGCGCGCCTCGTCGCCCGCCTCGAAGGCGTGCCGGTCGGCATTTCGTCCGGTGCTGCCCTGCAGGCGGCAATCGTCGTCGGCTCGCGGCCGGAAAACAAGGGCAAGACCCTGGTCGTGGTCATCCCGGACTTCGCCGAACGCTATCTGTCGACGATTTTGTTTGAGGGATTGGGGGCGTAG
- a CDS encoding lysine exporter protein LysE/YggA produces MTLTGFLAYSAALGIAAAIPGPGVTALVARALGAGFRSSLAMSFGLMLGDLTYLTAVVLGLAFVAQTFGMVFLAIKWLGVAYLAFLGWRFWTAGITPETVEAKKGKGGLVSSFVAGLTVTLGNPKTMIFYLAITPTIVDLKTITLADYGILAALTVVVLFVVLVPYLALAAKARWFLKSPRALKLLNRTAAGFMVGAAAAIAARQ; encoded by the coding sequence ATGACCCTCACCGGCTTCCTCGCCTACAGTGCTGCTCTCGGCATCGCCGCCGCCATTCCCGGCCCCGGCGTCACGGCGCTTGTCGCGCGGGCGCTCGGCGCCGGCTTTCGCTCGTCGCTGGCGATGTCGTTCGGCCTGATGCTGGGCGATCTGACCTATCTGACCGCCGTGGTGCTTGGCCTCGCCTTTGTCGCGCAGACCTTCGGCATGGTTTTCCTCGCCATCAAATGGCTTGGTGTCGCCTATCTCGCCTTCCTCGGCTGGCGCTTCTGGACCGCGGGCATCACGCCCGAAACAGTCGAAGCGAAAAAGGGCAAGGGCGGACTGGTTTCGAGCTTTGTCGCCGGCCTGACCGTCACGCTCGGCAATCCGAAGACGATGATCTTCTACCTTGCCATCACGCCGACCATCGTCGACCTGAAGACGATCACGCTGGCCGACTACGGCATTCTCGCCGCGCTGACGGTGGTCGTGCTGTTCGTCGTGCTGGTGCCTTACCTGGCACTGGCCGCCAAGGCGCGCTGGTTCCTGAAATCGCCACGCGCGCTGAAGCTGCTCAATCGCACCGCCGCCGGCTTCATGGTCGGCGCCGCGGCAGCGATCGCGGCCCGTCAGTAG
- a CDS encoding protein-tyrosine phosphatase, with amino-acid sequence MKLLKNVLFVCSQNRLRSPTAEQVFSTRRDIEVASAGTNHDADTPLTHELVAWADVIFVMEKMHRTKLQKKFKASLKKARVICLDIPDNYEFMDLELIDLLKARVSRYLG; translated from the coding sequence TTGAAGCTTTTGAAAAACGTCCTCTTTGTCTGCAGCCAAAACCGCTTGCGCAGCCCGACCGCCGAGCAGGTGTTTTCAACGCGCCGGGATATCGAGGTCGCTTCGGCGGGCACAAACCATGACGCCGACACGCCGCTGACGCATGAGCTGGTCGCCTGGGCCGACGTCATCTTCGTCATGGAAAAGATGCACCGCACCAAACTGCAGAAGAAATTCAAGGCGAGCCTGAAGAAGGCCCGGGTCATCTGCCTCGATATACCCGATAACTATGAATTCATGGATCTGGAGCTGATCGACCTTCTGAAGGCGCGCGTTTCACGCTATCTGGGGTGA
- a CDS encoding lactoylglutathione lyase, with protein sequence MKPSAILESALYVTDLAAAEEFYVGVLGLTLFGKVDGRHLFFRCGPGVLLIFNAEATKVPPAPDARLKVPPHGTVGEGHLCFAATAEELAGWKAHLEAKNIAIESEFEWPQGGRSIYIRDPSGNSIEFAEPRIWGL encoded by the coding sequence GTGAAACCCTCCGCCATCCTGGAATCAGCCCTGTACGTCACCGATCTGGCGGCTGCGGAAGAATTCTATGTCGGCGTGCTCGGCCTCACCCTCTTCGGCAAGGTCGATGGCCGCCACCTCTTCTTCCGCTGTGGCCCAGGCGTGCTGCTCATCTTCAACGCCGAAGCGACCAAAGTGCCTCCGGCGCCCGACGCACGGCTGAAAGTGCCGCCGCATGGCACGGTCGGCGAAGGTCATCTCTGCTTTGCGGCGACCGCCGAGGAGCTCGCCGGCTGGAAAGCGCATCTCGAGGCGAAAAACATCGCCATCGAAAGCGAATTCGAATGGCCGCAAGGTGGCCGTTCGATCTATATACGCGACCCCTCGGGCAATTCGATCGAGTTCGCCGAGCCGAGAATCTGGGGCCTTTGA
- a CDS encoding L-sorbosone dehydrogenase — translation MLKGAAAFGDWRADRPGVRRLIKPEDLPKPFVTKSASNSAGIADMPADAKPQLPPGFSAELIASGIDNPRVVRVAANGDLFVADSDANQVRVYRLAKDSAKPAEDGIFAGNLNQPYGIAFYPPGDDPQWVYVANSDSIVRFAYRKGDLKAAGEPETIVDNIPSNHHWTRDIAFSPDGKTLYLSVGSGSNVAEDMGEAPDGGLDAWVTSKPLGATWGSEEGRADVRAFDPDGKNGRIVATGLRNCSGMTVQPATGALWCVVNERDALGDNVPFEYATSVKDGAFYGWPWYYIGNHEDPRHKGARPDLAGKATIPDVLMQAHSAPLNIAFYTGKDFPAEYQGDAFVALHGSWNRGNRTGYKVVRLLFKDGKPTGEYEDFMTGFVVSNGEVWGRPVGVAVAADGALIMTEDGNGTIWRVTYDGGRS, via the coding sequence GTGCTCAAGGGTGCGGCCGCCTTCGGCGACTGGCGTGCCGACAGACCGGGCGTACGGCGCCTGATCAAGCCGGAAGACCTGCCGAAACCCTTCGTCACCAAATCGGCCTCCAACAGCGCCGGCATCGCCGACATGCCGGCGGACGCGAAACCGCAATTGCCGCCGGGCTTTTCGGCCGAACTGATCGCGTCAGGCATCGACAATCCTCGCGTGGTGCGCGTCGCGGCCAATGGCGACCTGTTCGTCGCCGACAGCGATGCCAACCAGGTCCGCGTCTATCGCCTGGCCAAGGACAGCGCCAAGCCCGCCGAGGACGGCATTTTCGCCGGCAATCTCAACCAGCCCTATGGCATTGCCTTCTATCCGCCGGGCGACGACCCGCAATGGGTCTATGTCGCCAACAGCGACAGCATCGTGCGCTTTGCCTACCGTAAGGGTGACCTGAAGGCCGCTGGCGAACCGGAAACCATCGTCGACAACATCCCCTCGAACCATCACTGGACACGCGACATCGCCTTTTCGCCTGACGGCAAGACGCTCTATCTGTCGGTCGGCTCGGGCTCGAACGTCGCCGAGGATATGGGCGAGGCGCCGGATGGCGGCCTCGACGCGTGGGTGACATCGAAGCCGCTCGGCGCGACCTGGGGCTCCGAAGAGGGGCGCGCCGACGTGCGGGCCTTCGATCCGGATGGCAAGAACGGCCGCATCGTCGCCACCGGCCTGCGCAACTGTTCGGGCATGACCGTCCAGCCGGCGACCGGCGCGCTATGGTGCGTCGTCAACGAGCGCGACGCGCTCGGCGACAATGTGCCGTTCGAATACGCCACCTCGGTCAAGGACGGCGCCTTCTACGGCTGGCCCTGGTACTATATCGGCAACCATGAGGATCCGCGCCACAAGGGCGCGCGCCCCGACCTCGCCGGAAAAGCGACCATTCCCGACGTGCTGATGCAGGCGCATTCGGCGCCGCTTAACATCGCCTTCTACACCGGCAAGGATTTCCCGGCCGAATACCAGGGCGATGCCTTCGTCGCCCTGCACGGTTCGTGGAACCGCGGCAACAGGACCGGTTACAAGGTCGTCCGCCTGCTGTTCAAAGACGGCAAGCCGACCGGCGAGTATGAGGATTTCATGACCGGCTTCGTCGTCTCGAATGGCGAGGTGTGGGGCCGGCCGGTGGGCGTGGCGGTGGCCGCCGACGGCGCGCTGATCATGACCGAGGATGGCAATGGCACCATCTGGCGCGTGACCTACGACGGCGGCCGGTCCTGA
- a CDS encoding predicted protein, which translates to MALEELKARISLLLEEMVNQPEDQHEIQEQLREKLQEMRAMGLPLPADLVALEKRLDDDFLAAGT; encoded by the coding sequence ATGGCGCTCGAAGAACTCAAGGCCCGGATCAGCCTGCTGCTCGAGGAGATGGTCAACCAGCCGGAAGACCAGCACGAAATCCAGGAACAATTGCGCGAAAAGCTGCAGGAAATGCGCGCCATGGGCCTGCCGCTGCCGGCCGATCTCGTCGCGCTGGAAAAACGGCTCGACGACGATTTTCTAGCTGCCGGGACATAA
- a CDS encoding coproporphyrinogen III oxidase translates to MIGSGMSMLLDRTPGFGVYIHWPFCAAKCPYCDFNSHVRHQPVDQERFAAAFEAELATMRERTGPREVTSVFLGGGTPSLMKPETVARVLDAVAKNWTVPDGIEVTLEANPSSVEAERFRGYRAAGVNRVSLGVQALNDKDLRFLGRLHNVEEALHAIGLAREIFPRLSFDLIYARPGQTPEAWASELEQAIGHAADHLSLYQLTIEEGTPFHALHAAKKFIIPDNDHAADLYALTQEITSAHGLPAYEISNHARPGAESRHNLTYWRYGEYVGVGPGAHGRFVEHGHRTVTIAERMPETWANLVEAKGHGVTGGEVLTRSEEADEFLLMGLRLAEGIDLARYEAFSGRGLSSARLSVLQGEGLVAPIGNARLRATPAGMIVLDAVVADLAR, encoded by the coding sequence ATGATTGGATCCGGCATGAGCATGCTGCTCGACCGGACGCCCGGCTTCGGCGTCTACATCCATTGGCCGTTCTGCGCGGCCAAGTGCCCCTATTGCGACTTCAACAGCCATGTCCGCCATCAGCCGGTCGACCAGGAGCGCTTTGCTGCCGCTTTCGAGGCGGAACTGGCGACGATGCGTGAGCGCACCGGCCCGCGCGAGGTGACCAGCGTCTTCCTCGGCGGCGGCACGCCCTCGCTGATGAAGCCGGAAACCGTGGCCAGGGTCCTGGATGCCGTGGCGAAGAACTGGACGGTGCCTGACGGCATCGAGGTGACGCTGGAGGCCAATCCGTCCTCGGTCGAAGCCGAACGGTTTCGCGGCTATCGCGCGGCAGGCGTCAACCGCGTCTCGCTCGGCGTGCAGGCGCTGAACGACAAGGATTTGCGCTTCCTCGGCCGCCTGCACAATGTCGAGGAGGCGCTGCACGCCATCGGCCTCGCGCGCGAAATCTTTCCGCGCCTGTCCTTCGATCTGATCTACGCCCGGCCCGGCCAGACGCCGGAGGCCTGGGCATCCGAGCTCGAACAGGCGATCGGCCATGCCGCCGATCATCTGTCGCTCTACCAGCTGACCATCGAGGAAGGCACGCCCTTCCACGCGCTGCATGCGGCGAAGAAATTCATCATTCCCGACAACGATCACGCCGCCGACCTCTATGCGTTGACGCAGGAGATCACCTCGGCGCATGGCCTGCCGGCCTATGAGATTTCCAACCACGCAAGGCCGGGCGCCGAGAGCCGGCACAATCTGACCTATTGGCGCTATGGCGAATATGTCGGCGTCGGCCCCGGCGCGCATGGCCGCTTCGTCGAGCATGGCCATCGCACGGTGACGATCGCCGAGCGGATGCCGGAGACCTGGGCCAATCTGGTCGAGGCCAAGGGCCATGGCGTCACCGGCGGCGAGGTCCTGACGCGCTCGGAAGAGGCCGACGAATTCCTGCTGATGGGGCTGCGGCTTGCAGAAGGCATCGACCTTGCGCGCTACGAGGCGTTTTCCGGTCGCGGCTTGTCGAGCGCACGGCTGTCGGTGCTGCAGGGCGAGGGGCTGGTGGCGCCGATCGGCAATGCGCGGCTCCGCGCCACGCCTGCCGGCATGATCGTGCTCGACGCCGTGGTGGCGGATCTGGCACGCTAG
- a CDS encoding heat-inducible transcription repressor — translation MTKAIDPASQSLALQSLDMRSRDIFRRIVDSYLRDGEPVGSRSLSRILPSSLSPATIRNVMSDLEHLGLIYAPHISAGRLPTQAGLRFFVDAFMELGDLSDEERRTIEAQVRASGSGATLEHMLTEASQMLSGMSRGAGLVLAAKNEVALKHIEFIQLEPTKALAVLVSQNGDVENRVVELPAGITVSQLHEASNFLNAHIRGRTLAEARTEIARIKEETRAALDTLSQDLVEKGLAVWAGAESGLPARLIVRGRANLLENVTAQADIELLRHLFEDMETQDGLIQLLDLAEQGSGVRIFIGSENKLFSLSGSSLVVAPYRDKDARVVGALGVIGPTRLNYARIVPMVDYTAQLISRMLR, via the coding sequence ATGACCAAGGCAATCGATCCAGCTTCGCAGTCGCTTGCACTTCAATCACTCGACATGCGCTCACGCGACATCTTCCGGCGCATCGTCGATTCCTATCTCAGGGATGGCGAGCCCGTGGGCTCACGCAGCCTGTCGCGCATCCTGCCGTCCTCGCTGTCGCCGGCCACCATCCGCAATGTGATGAGCGACCTCGAGCATCTCGGGCTGATCTATGCGCCGCATATCTCGGCCGGCCGGCTGCCGACGCAGGCGGGCCTGCGCTTCTTCGTCGATGCCTTCATGGAACTTGGCGACCTCTCCGACGAGGAGCGCCGCACCATCGAGGCGCAGGTGCGGGCCTCCGGCTCGGGCGCGACGCTGGAGCACATGCTGACCGAGGCCAGCCAGATGCTGTCGGGCATGTCGCGCGGCGCCGGCCTGGTGCTGGCCGCCAAGAACGAGGTGGCGCTGAAGCATATCGAGTTCATCCAGCTGGAGCCGACCAAGGCGCTTGCCGTGCTGGTGTCGCAGAATGGCGACGTCGAGAACCGCGTCGTCGAGTTGCCGGCAGGCATCACCGTCTCGCAACTTCACGAGGCCTCGAATTTCCTCAACGCGCATATCCGTGGCCGTACGCTGGCGGAGGCGCGCACCGAGATCGCCCGCATCAAGGAAGAGACGCGAGCAGCCCTCGATACGCTGTCGCAGGACCTCGTCGAGAAGGGGCTGGCAGTGTGGGCGGGCGCCGAAAGCGGCCTGCCGGCGCGGCTCATCGTGCGCGGTCGCGCCAATCTGCTCGAAAACGTCACCGCCCAGGCCGACATCGAATTGCTGCGGCATCTGTTCGAGGACATGGAGACGCAGGACGGGCTGATCCAACTGCTCGATCTCGCCGAGCAAGGATCGGGCGTGCGCATCTTCATCGGTTCGGAAAACAAGCTGTTCTCGCTGTCGGGCTCGTCGCTGGTGGTCGCGCCCTATCGCGACAAGGATGCCCGCGTCGTCGGCGCGCTCGGCGTCATCGGCCCGACCCGGCTCAACTACGCCCGCATCGTGCCGATGGTCGATTATACGGCGCAACTGATATCGCGCATGTTAAGGTAG
- a CDS encoding ribonuclease PH: protein MRPSKRQFDEMRAISFERGVSKHAEGSCLVKFGDTHVLCTASLEEKVPGWMRNSGKGWVTAEYGMLPRSTGERMRREASAGKQGGRTLEIQRLIGRSLRAVVDLQALGEQQITVDCDVIQADGGTRTASITGGWVALYDCLRWMEARQMTSVAKVLKDHVAAISCGIHDGQPVIDLDYLEDSAAGTDANFVMTGKGGIVEIQGTAEGEPFSEGQFAELMGLAKKGIQRLVSLQQMAVA, encoded by the coding sequence ATGCGCCCCTCCAAACGCCAATTCGACGAAATGCGCGCCATCTCCTTCGAGCGCGGCGTCTCCAAGCACGCCGAAGGCTCGTGCCTGGTGAAGTTCGGCGACACCCATGTCCTTTGCACCGCGAGCCTCGAGGAGAAGGTGCCCGGCTGGATGCGCAATTCCGGCAAGGGCTGGGTGACGGCCGAATATGGCATGCTGCCGCGCTCGACCGGCGAGCGCATGCGCCGCGAGGCCTCGGCCGGCAAGCAGGGCGGCCGCACGCTCGAAATCCAGCGCCTGATCGGCCGCTCGCTGCGCGCCGTGGTCGATCTGCAGGCGCTGGGCGAACAGCAGATCACCGTCGACTGCGACGTCATCCAAGCCGATGGCGGCACCCGCACCGCCTCGATCACCGGCGGCTGGGTAGCGCTGTATGACTGCCTGCGCTGGATGGAAGCGCGGCAGATGACCAGTGTCGCCAAGGTGCTGAAGGACCATGTCGCGGCGATTTCCTGCGGCATCCATGACGGCCAGCCGGTCATCGATCTCGACTATCTCGAGGATTCCGCGGCCGGCACCGACGCCAATTTCGTCATGACCGGCAAGGGCGGCATCGTCGAGATCCAGGGCACCGCCGAGGGCGAGCCTTTTTCGGAAGGACAGTTCGCGGAATTGATGGGCCTGGCCAAGAAAGGCATCCAGCGCCTGGTCAGCCTGCAGCAGATGGCGGTGGCTTAG